A genomic segment from Arcobacter acticola encodes:
- a CDS encoding IS630 family transposase, which yields MNYSSKKAQILNVLSWSAKDWIDTYYFDESGFSLDSNIPYYWSPIGKPVEIPSNRFAKRINVLGFLNTKNNHLFSKTTITKVDTQVVIDFFNDFVNQITKTTVVILDNASIHTSKLFKAEIEKWEKLGLQLLFLPPYSPELNKIEILWKHMKYHYHKLEAYLSFDNLHKHVKNLLAGFGTNYDINFK from the coding sequence ATGAATTATTCTTCCAAAAAAGCTCAAATACTTAATGTTTTAAGCTGGTCTGCTAAAGATTGGATTGATACATATTATTTTGATGAGAGTGGTTTTTCACTTGATTCAAATATCCCTTATTATTGGTCACCAATAGGTAAGCCAGTAGAAATTCCATCAAATAGATTTGCAAAAAGAATAAATGTTTTAGGGTTTTTAAATACAAAGAATAATCATCTCTTTTCGAAAACTACAATAACAAAAGTAGATACACAAGTTGTTATAGATTTCTTTAATGATTTTGTAAATCAGATTACAAAAACTACTGTTGTCATACTTGATAATGCATCTATTCACACAAGTAAGCTTTTTAAAGCAGAGATAGAAAAGTGGGAGAAGCTTGGACTACAATTATTATTTTTACCACCATATTCACCTGAACTAAATAAAATAGAAATATTGTGGAAACATATGAAATATCACTATCATAAACTAGAAGCTTATTTATCATTTGATAATTTACATAAACATGTTAAAAATTTATTAGCTGGCTTTGGAACTAATTATGACATTAATTTTAAGTAG
- a CDS encoding helix-turn-helix domain-containing protein produces the protein MRYISNLNNKTVKELEKIVKNGNSLQLRQRAKSILLSNEGITVKEICKIFNKSTRTVYRWFDRFKEEQIENLSDEIGRGRKPALNENDIDKVKKLIETNSIKETCIALNKESKRVKKVSPQILKRYLKKYTI, from the coding sequence ATGAGATATATAAGTAATTTAAATAATAAAACAGTAAAAGAATTAGAAAAAATAGTAAAAAATGGTAATTCATTGCAATTAAGACAAAGAGCTAAATCTATACTTTTAAGTAATGAAGGTATAACAGTAAAAGAGATATGCAAAATATTCAATAAGTCAACAAGAACAGTTTATAGATGGTTTGATAGATTCAAAGAAGAACAAATAGAAAATTTATCTGATGAAATTGGTCGTGGTAGAAAACCAGCACTAAATGAAAATGATATTGATAAAGTAAAAAAACTTATTGAAACAAATAGTATCAAAGAGACTTGTATAGCTCTTAATAAAGAGTCAAAAAGAGTTAAAAAAGTATCACCTCAAATCTTAAAAAGATATTTAAAAAAATATACAATATAG
- a CDS encoding tyrosine-type recombinase/integrase, protein MQKKGRIETGLRILSLVFKVYQFAVTNGYVEHNIIVDIDKKATLLKNKEKHLPALTEKEDIKQLLKDINSIEDRFRSDISTIFIFKLIPYVFVRSENIRLMCWDDLDLEKGLWAIPKEKMKMNVDFVCPLPKQAIKLIKEIEPYTRHRSKFVFPSPQKSDRGVTGSTLADTLNRLGYQNRHCFHGFRSIFSTIAHELYKEHGFHSDIIEACLAHKEKNRVKASYNRESKFKYFDEKKDLISN, encoded by the coding sequence GTGCAAAAAAAAGGAAGAATAGAAACTGGATTAAGAATTTTATCTCTTGTATTTAAAGTATATCAATTCGCAGTTACTAATGGGTATGTTGAACATAATATAATAGTTGATATTGATAAAAAAGCTACACTTTTGAAAAATAAAGAAAAGCATCTTCCTGCGCTTACAGAAAAAGAAGATATTAAGCAACTCTTAAAAGATATAAATAGTATTGAAGATAGGTTTAGAAGTGATATAAGTACAATATTTATATTTAAACTTATTCCATATGTATTTGTTAGAAGTGAAAATATTAGACTTATGTGTTGGGATGATTTAGATTTAGAAAAAGGTTTATGGGCAATTCCAAAAGAAAAAATGAAAATGAATGTGGATTTTGTTTGTCCTTTGCCAAAACAAGCTATAAAATTAATTAAAGAAATAGAACCTTACACAAGACATAGAAGTAAATTTGTATTTCCATCACCTCAAAAGAGTGATAGAGGTGTTACAGGTTCGACTTTAGCTGATACTTTAAATAGATTAGGTTATCAAAATAGACATTGTTTTCATGGCTTTAGAAGTATCTTTTCAACAATAGCACATGAATTATATAAAGAACATGGATTTCATTCTGATATTATTGAGGCTTGTTTGGCACATAAAGAGAAGAATAGGGTAAAAGCTTCTTATAATAGAGAATCAAAGTTTAAATATTTTGATGAAAAAAAAGATTTGATAAGTAATTAA
- a CDS encoding Arm DNA-binding domain-containing protein has translation MKRTSKKLTELELKKAQIREKDYNLSDGDGLYFIVRKNGSKFFRLDFRYGGKRLSMSLGVYPQTSLK, from the coding sequence ATGAAAAGAACAAGTAAAAAACTTACAGAATTAGAATTAAAAAAAGCACAAATAAGAGAAAAAGATTATAATCTAAGCGATGGTGATGGACTTTATTTTATTGTACGTAAAAATGGTTCTAAATTTTTTAGATTAGATTTTAGATATGGTGGAAAGAGATTATCTATGAGTTTGGGTGTTTATCCTCAAACTTCTTTAAAATAA
- a CDS encoding type II toxin-antitoxin system RelE/ParE family toxin — protein sequence MYKLFRTKQFIKDYGKTKLSDKHYEKYIKFVSLLLEDKKLPDEALDHELIGNFQGFRECHISGDIFNIYNRRWLVKANKNRHS from the coding sequence ATGTATAAATTATTTAGAACAAAACAATTTATAAAAGATTATGGCAAAACAAAATTATCAGATAAACATTATGAAAAATATATAAAATTTGTTAGCTTACTACTTGAAGATAAAAAACTTCCAGACGAAGCTTTAGACCATGAGCTTATTGGGAATTTTCAAGGCTTTAGAGAATGCCATATTAGTGGAGATATTTTTAATATATATAATAGACGATGGTTAGTTAAAGCTAACAAGAATAGGCACTCATAA
- a CDS encoding type II toxin-antitoxin system RelB/DinJ family antitoxin, which translates to MMDATVRARVDSDLKQEAEAIFKKLGLNTSQAIVMFLNMVKLQNGIPFDMKIPNKETLKAMQEAKEFKGEEISLKDL; encoded by the coding sequence ATGATGGATGCAACTGTAAGAGCTAGAGTTGATAGTGATTTAAAACAAGAAGCTGAAGCTATTTTTAAAAAACTAGGGCTTAATACTTCTCAAGCAATAGTAATGTTCTTAAATATGGTAAAACTTCAAAATGGTATTCCCTTTGATATGAAAATTCCAAACAAAGAAACTCTAAAAGCAATGCAAGAAGCCAAAGAGTTTAAAGGTGAAGAAATATCTTTAAAAGATTTATAA